The candidate division WOR-3 bacterium genome window below encodes:
- a CDS encoding DUF3467 domain-containing protein, whose product MEEEKRPPINVELSPEHSDGVYSNFVLIAHSPSEFILDFARMLPGLQKAKVFSRIIMTPQNAYLLKEALEENLKKYEERFGKIKIFGKEEKEIGFK is encoded by the coding sequence ATGGAAGAAGAGAAAAGACCACCCATAAATGTTGAATTAAGCCCTGAGCATTCTGATGGTGTGTATTCAAACTTTGTTTTGATTGCACATTCACCTTCTGAATTCATCCTGGATTTTGCCCGAATGCTACCAGGACTTCAAAAGGCAAAGGTATTCTCAAGGATCATAATGACACCTCAAAACGCATATTTATTAAAAGAAGCACTTGAAGAAAATCTTAAAAAATATGAAGAACGATTTGGAAAAATTAAGATCTTTGGTAAAGAAGAGAAAGAAATCGGTTTTAAGTAA